The DNA region TTTTGCTTCTCATTGTACTAATTATGATATTTGTAAAATTGGTTGATCTACTCGGTTGGTAGTATTTCTGTGTGCAGGAATTGTGTGAACCTGCCCCATAAATTTCACTAAGCCTATTCTGCATTTGAGGTTTGAATTTGTACTCATTTACTCGCACTAGATTTATTGCGTTCACTCTGTTCTATGTGAATCCGGAAGTTCCGGTTAGTAAAACTCGGGAGTTCCGAGTTCACCTACTGCTCTGCTCAAATCCGGAAGTGCATGTACGAGACTATCCGTTGATTAAGAGATAGCTCTTCTCTCTTCTAttaaaatataagaaaatattCTATGAGCTAACTGAACAGTAACCGTTGGAGGCCTGAGGCAACAGTTTCAATCCTTGCTAGCCATTAGGCCATCAGCTACAGAAATAGAAGCAACGCAATATAGTAATGTCGTCTTCGTGTCTGCACTGACAAGTTGATCAGCTGAATTGCAATTCACAGAGCGCGCGCCATGGCAGACGGGTTGAACTGAACCACAGGTCAGTATATCTGTCCAAGCTACATAGCTAAGCTAGCAGAGTCAGTGGCAGCAGCAAGACGAACAGGTCAAGTCTTGGTCCATTGGCTTCTTGCTCGATATACAGGGAAAAGGAATGCAGTGTATTACATTCATCATCTGCTAACATTCGGCAAGCCGTCCTGTATGGGTTTAAGGATCAGCCGTCCAGTCCCTTCCCTGGTACTGTCGGAGGACATGCTGCTCTGATCGATAGAAGGTTTAGAAGCTCTTGCTGCACATCTCCAATGCCTGCCTGCGGCTGCGGGCTGCCGGCCTTCTTTGCATTGGCGAAAGCCAGCAGACAGATTAGCACGGGCCGGCCCACTAAACGTCGCTGGGAAGTACAATTTCACCGGGTAGCAGAAACGCAATGATACTGACATTCTCCACAGAATATCTCGCCCTTCGGCTAATTCTGATGGCTTTGTCCGCCTAACATGAAAGGGACAGCCTTGTGGATGCAGTTTCGGATCCTTCAGAGTTCAGATCAATCCGAGCTGCTCGAAAAAGGCACCTGAAAAACACGAACAGGAAAGGCCAGGCTCTCGCAGAGCAAACGCACCGAACTGGATTCCGGCCGGCCAACATGAATTAGTTTCACGCATCACAGTTCGCACAATCGCAGACAGCTTGGTGAGATGGAGGCTGGGATGTTTGTATTTAGTTTCAGATTACGAATGTACAGGTTACACCGGCATATGATTTTGATCACTCAGGGGAAGAGACATACTAGTACAGAACGAACACAGCTCTTCCGCCGAATCAAAAGATGCGAGAGCGCGATGATGCCGCTAGGCGGAGAAGAGGCCGTCGACGGCGGCCAGGCCGAGCCCGCTCTTGGGCTCCAGCTCCCTGAGCTGCACGGCGACGTTGACCCGCACcccggacgcggcggcggctgcggacTCCACCCAGGAGTTCCACACCTTGGCTACGGCGCCGAAGTtcctcctgtcgccgccgtccCCGGCCGCCTCGCCGGGGGCTCCCCGCTTCACGctcttctcgaactcctccgcCACCAGCAACGCGATGTCCGCCATGGCACCTGGAAACCAAATCCTCTTGGCTCTTGCTACTGATGATCTCGCTCGCTCGGCTCGGAAACAGAAACACTGCTCTTGTTTACCGCTTGCTC from Panicum hallii strain FIL2 chromosome 9, PHallii_v3.1, whole genome shotgun sequence includes:
- the LOC112875733 gene encoding uncharacterized protein LOC112875733; the protein is MADIALLVAEEFEKSVKRGAPGEAAGDGGDRRNFGAVAKVWNSWVESAAAAASGVRVNVAVQLRELEPKSGLGLAAVDGLFSA